A genome region from Mugil cephalus isolate CIBA_MC_2020 chromosome 13, CIBA_Mcephalus_1.1, whole genome shotgun sequence includes the following:
- the LOC125018821 gene encoding multiple inositol polyphosphate phosphatase 1-like: protein MLTFLFKMTIFYVFIISSCLLNHVLLEGDPDMPAIARYFNTKGRYEEVNPYLREDILAVNRFILPSAQCKEIHLTAIIRHGTRYPTVKSVKKMQQLYDIVRHNASGEQSWLRELQTQWTMWYTEDMDGRLVQKGVNDHKHLAVRLSKLFPSLISEEHLRGGRIKFITSSKHRCVNSTLSFKAGLTELWAIKDMEFDHAVNDALMRFFDQCTRFVQEVDNNPSAAPELDKFKQGPEMRRVQEKIADRLGVPYSLITQDMAKAAFYLCAYEFAIKAANSPWCQLLDEDDAKVMEYASDLGEFWKRGYGHDINSKASCILFHDVFKRLERAASENKSGQRVSEAVTIQVGHADTLLPLLTLLGFFKDNDTLTSDNYAAQAERSFRTSLMMPYAANLVMALYDCGGGDLRLQPLLNEKPVSFPGLSTDQPASMPSYQDVRERYRELLHGCDFESECQLVKEPAGV, encoded by the exons ATgctgacttttctttttaaaatgaccataTTTTATGTCTTCATCATCTCCTCTTGTTTGCTTAATCATGTGTTGCTTGAGGGTGATCCAGACATGCCGGCAATTGCCAGATATTTCAACACAAAAGGGAGGTATGAAGAAGTGAATCCTTACCTCAGAGAGGATATACTTGCTGTGAACAGATTTATTCTTCCATCTGCACAATGCAAAGAAATCCATCTGACCGCAATTATAAGACACGGCACGAGATACCCGACCGTTAAAAGCGTCAAGAAGATGCAGCAGCTCTACGACATCGTCCGGCACAACGCCTCAGGTGAGCAGAGCTGGCTGCGCGAGCTCCAGACCCAGTGGACCATGTGGTACACCGAGGACATGGACGGACGGCTCGTCCAGAAAGGTGTGAACGATCACAAGCATCTGGCCGTCAGGCTGTCAAAGCTGTTCCCTTCACTGATCTCTGAGGAGCACCTTCGAGGTGGACGCATCAAATTCATAACCAGCTCCAAGCACAGATGTGTGAACAGCACACTCTCATTCAAGGCAGGACTGACAGAGCTGTGGGCTATTAAAG ACATGGAGTTTGATCACGCTGTGAATGATGCTCTGATGAGGTTTTTTGACCAGTGCACCAGGTTTGTGCAGGAAGTCGACAACAACCCATCAGCTGCACCGGAGCTGGACAAGTTCAAGCAGGGTCCAGAGATGAGGAGGGTCCAGGAGAAGATCGCAGACCGCCTCGGAGTCCCATACAGTCTCATCACGCAAG ATATGGCCAAGGCCGCGTTTTACTTGTGTGCTTATGAATTCGCAATCAAGGCAGCGAACTCCCCCTGGTGTCAGCTCTTAGATGAGGACGACGCAAAG GTTATGGAGTATGCAAGTGACCTGGGGGAATTCTGGAAAAGAGGCTATGGTCACGATATTAACAGCAAGGCGAGCTGTATCCTCTTTCACGATGTGTTTAAGCGGCTGGAAAGGGCAGCCAGCGAGAACAA GTCAGGCCAGCGGGTGAGTGAAGCTGTCACGATCCAGGTCGGCCACGCGGACACTCTCCTGCCACTGCTCACCCTGCTGGGCTTCTTCAAGGACAACGACACCCTGACATCTGACAACTACGCCGCGCAGGCCGAGCGCTCCTTCCGCACCAGCCTCATGATGCCCTACGCAGCTAACTTAGTCATGGCGCTGTACGACTGCGGGGGAGGCGACCTTAGACTGCAGCCACTGCTCAACGAGAAGCCCGTGTCTTTCCCCGGCCTTTCGACCGATCAGCCGGCGTCCATGCCGTCCTATCAAGACGTCAGAGAGCGGTACAGGGAGCTGCTCCACGGCTGTGACTTTGAATCTGAATGTCAGCTGGTCAAGGAGCCCGCTGGAGTTTAG